AACAGATCTTCTTCGATACGAATGTTGTTTGACATGTGAACCTTCTTTTTCAAGCTGCCAATGATTTTTACTTTAAAACACACAGGATATATGTGATTTCGAATGTTTTCTGACCGACGATTATCCCCTCCATCGGCCTGATAAACGAGATCATATGCTGGTTCAGAATTCCTACCGTAATCTGGATCACTTAAAGTGTGGGAATTTACCCCTTATTTATTATTTTGTGAAATAGGTCACCGCTTTAGTATTACTACCTAAAATAGGTGTACAAACCACTTGAAATTTTGCTACGCACCACCATATCGAATCGATGCGAATCGCAACCCCATTCAAATGGTCGTCGCAGACGGCCATGACTTACAGGAGAGTCCTTTGCGCTGGATACCCTTTTTAGCTGTCTTTCTCTATGTTTACATTGAGATTTCTATCTTTATCCAGGTCGCCCATGTGCTTGGTGTCCTGATGACGCTAATCCTGGTGATTTTTACGTCTGTTATCGGTATGTCGCTGGTACGTAACCAGGGTTTTAAAAACTTTTTGCTGATGCAACAAAAAATGGCGGCCGGTGAGAGCCCGGCGGCAGAAATGATTAAGAGTGTATCGCTGATCATCGCTGGCTTACTGCTCCTGTTGCCGGGGTTTTTCACCGATTTTCTCGGCCTTCTCCTTTTGTTACCGCCGGTGCAAAAACATTTGACGCTGAAGTTGCTGCCGCATTTACGTTTTTCCCGGATGCCGGGCGGCGGGTTTAGCGCGGGTACTGGCGGTGGCGAAACATTTGACGGCGAGTATCAGCGTAAAGATGACGATCGCGATCGTATTGAACATAAAGACGATCGTCGGGATTAAAGGTAGAGATGCTGGCCGGATAAGTCGCGTGAGGCGTTATCCGGCCAACAGATACGTCTTACGCCATGCGTTTTCGCTTCGGTAAAAACAGCCATAATGCTGCCAGCATGATAATGGCATATAAGCTTTTCCACCCCAGCATTACCAGCAATAACAGGCACAGTAGACAACCCGTCACCGCCAGTGCATAGCAGCGCCCTTTCAATAGTCGACAGCCCGCCAGCATACAAAGCAGATAGAGCATAATAAAAATACCGTTAGCATAGACGATCAGCGCATTGAGGTTAATCTTCAGGGCGTAGACGACCAGGGAACTCACGCAACAACAGGCCAGAATAACGTTTAACGCGTGCAAGGGAAGGCGCCCGGGAGAGAGTTGAGCCAGATAGTGATCGGGCTGATATTGCATTTGCGTCCATATCAGACGCGCAAAACTCTGAGCATACACATTCAGGCTGGCAAAGCAGGTGAGATAACCAATAATGCAGGCTATCCACAACGCCTGGATACCGAAGAGATGAACAATAATAAGCGGTAGCGATGCTGTTGCCGCTATCTTGTCGCTATAGACGCCAAAATGCAGCACCACGGCGGTACAGGTCCAATAAATGGAGCCGGCCAGCATCAGGCCAATGATCAATGCGCGCGGAAAATCACGTTCAGGATTTTTAAATTCAGACGACAAATGCGTAAAAGCCTCAATTCCCACAAATCCCCAGAACATGATCGCCAGGGCGGTACACAGCCGGGAAAAGGTGATTTCGTTTGCGGCTGGGAAGGTGATATCTGCAGGTTTAATCGCGCCTTTCCACAGAATGGCGGCAATAAGCGCGATAATTAATCCAGCGATAATGGCTTGCAGGTTGGCGCTGGAGCTGGCGCCGCGCGATCCCATAAACCATAGTAAACCTAGAGTACCCAGCTCCCCAAATAAGAGCTGTTCGCTTTGCCAGCCAAACAGCGCCTGGCCGAAACCCACCGCAATATGCAAGGCTGCGGGAAAACTAACAGGAATGACTGATAAAAACAGCCAACTGATCACCCGTTGCAGACGCGGGCCAAATGCCATCCCGACAAAATGCGCTACGCCGCCAGCGTGTGGAAAGTGACGCCCCAGCACAGCAAAGACAATCGCAATAGGGAAAATCAAAATAATGAGCAGCGGCCATGCCCAAAGGCTGATGTCGCCTGCCGCCAGCGCAGCCAGCTCCGGAAGCGCAAAAACGCCAGTCCCTAATAATGATGTGGTTAACAAGATAACGCCCTGAACCAACCCAAGCTCTTTTTTTAGTTCATTCATCAGCTCATTATCCGGCGGCATTGTAACGTCAGGTGACGACAGACATTTTTAAGCGTATCACACACGCCTTTTCTTATAGCAGGATGTTCTAAACCTTGGGTAAACGTGAGATAAGTAGCGTTTTTACCGCTTTTTTCGCTCAGAAGAATTTTTTTTCATCTCCCCCCTTGAAGGGGCAAAACCCCATCCCCATCTCTCTGGTCACCAGCCGGGAAACCGTTTACGGGCCGGCGTCACCCATAACTGATAATGACTTTCTCAAAGGAGAGCTATCAATGAGTATTCGTCCGTTACATGATCGTGTGATCGTCAAACGTAAAGAAGTTGAGTCTAAATCTGCTGGCGGCATCGTACTGACCGGTTCCGCAGCGGGTAAATCAACTCGTGGCGAAATCATCGCTGTCGGTAAGGGTCGCATCCTGGACAACGGTACTGTACAGCCGCTGGACGTGAAAGTTGGCGACATCGTTATTTTTAACGATGGCTACGGTGTGAAATCTGAAAAGATCGACAATGAAGAAGTGTTGATCATGTCTGAAAGCGACATTCTGGCAATTGTTGAAGCGTAATCCGCGAACGACACTGAACATACGAATTTAAGGGAAAGAGAAAATGGCAGCTAAAGACGTAAAATTCGGTAACGACGCTCGTGTGAAAATGCTGCGCGGCGTAAACGTACTGGCAGATGCAGTGAAAGTTACCCTCGGTCCGAAAGGCCGTAACGTGGTTCTGGATAAATCTTTCGGTGCGCCGACTATCACTAAAGATGGTGTTTCCGTAGCGCGTGAAATCGAACTGGAAGACAAGTTTGAAAACATGGGCGCGCAAATGGTGAAAGAAGTTGCCTCTAAAGCGAACGATGCTGCAGGCGACGGCACCACCACCGCGACCGTACTGGCGCAGTCCATCATTACCGAAGGCTTGAAAGCCGTTGCTGCGGGCATGAACCCGATGGACCTGAAACGTGGTATCGACAAAGCGGTTGCTGCGGCGGTTGAAGAGCTGAAAGCCCTGTCCGTACCGTGCTCCGACTCTAAAGCGATTGCTCAGGTAGGTACTATCTCCGCTAACTCCGACGAAACCGTAGGTAAACTGATCGCGGAAGCGATGGATAAAGTCGGTAAAGAAGGCGTCATCACCGTTGAAGACGGTACCGGTCTGCAGGACGAACTGGACGTGGTTGAAGGTATGCAGTTTGACCGCGGCTACCTGTCTCCTTACTTCATCAACAAGCCGGAAACTGGCGCAGTAGAGCTGGAAAGCCCGTTCATCCTGCTGGCTGATAAGAAAATCTCCAACATCCGCGAAATGCTGCCGGTTCTGGAAGCCGTTGCAAAAGCAGGCAAACCGCTGCTGATCATCGCTGAAGATGTTGAAGGCGAAGCGCTGGCTACCCTGGTTGTTAACACCATGCGTGGCATCGTGAAAGTGGCTGCTGTTAAGGCACCTGGCTTCGGCGATCGTCGTAAGGCGATGCTGCAGGATATCGCTACCCTGACCGGCGGTACCGTAATCTCTGAAGAGATCGGTATGGAGCTGGAAAAAGCAACCCTGGAAGACCTGGGTCAGGCGAAACGTGTTGTGATCAACAAAGACACCACCACCATCATCGATGGCGTGGGTGAAGAAGCTGCCATCCAGGGCCGTGTTGCTCAGATCCGTCAGCAGATTGAAGAAGCGACCTCCGACTACGATCGTGAAAAACTGCAGGAGCGCGTAGCGAAACTGGCAGGCGGCGTTGCGGTTATCAAAGTTGGCGCTGCGACCGAAGTTGAAATGAAAGAGAAGAAAGCCCGCGTTGAAGATGCCCTGCACGCGACCCGTGCTGC
This DNA window, taken from Salmonella enterica subsp. enterica serovar Typhimurium str. LT2, encodes the following:
- the mopB gene encoding chaperone Hsp10 (affects cell division; similar to E. coli GroES, 10 Kd chaperone binds to Hsp60 in pres. Mg-ATP, suppressing its ATPase activity (AAC77102.1); Blastp hit to AAC77102.1 (97 aa), 90% identity in aa 1 - 97) — protein: MSIRPLHDRVIVKRKEVESKSAGGIVLTGSAAGKSTRGEIIAVGKGRILDNGTVQPLDVKVGDIVIFNDGYGVKSEKIDNEEVLIMSESDILAIVEA
- the mopA gene encoding chaperone Hsp60 with peptide-dependent ATPase activity (affects cell division; similar to E. coli GroEL, chaperone Hsp60, peptide-dependent ATPase, heat shock protein (AAC77103.1); Blastp hit to AAC77103.1 (548 aa), 98% identity in aa 1 - 548), translated to MAAKDVKFGNDARVKMLRGVNVLADAVKVTLGPKGRNVVLDKSFGAPTITKDGVSVAREIELEDKFENMGAQMVKEVASKANDAAGDGTTTATVLAQSIITEGLKAVAAGMNPMDLKRGIDKAVAAAVEELKALSVPCSDSKAIAQVGTISANSDETVGKLIAEAMDKVGKEGVITVEDGTGLQDELDVVEGMQFDRGYLSPYFINKPETGAVELESPFILLADKKISNIREMLPVLEAVAKAGKPLLIIAEDVEGEALATLVVNTMRGIVKVAAVKAPGFGDRRKAMLQDIATLTGGTVISEEIGMELEKATLEDLGQAKRVVINKDTTTIIDGVGEEAAIQGRVAQIRQQIEEATSDYDREKLQERVAKLAGGVAVIKVGAATEVEMKEKKARVEDALHATRAAVEEGVVAGGGVALIRVASKIADLKGQNEDQNVGIKVALRAMEAPLRQIVLNCGEEPSVVANTVKGGDGNYGYNAATEEYGNMIDMGILDPTKVTRSALQYAASVAGLMITTECMVTDLPKSDAPDLGAAGGMGGMGGMGGMM
- the fxsA gene encoding suppresses F exclusion of bacteriophage T7 (similar to E. coli orf, hypothetical protein (AAC77100.1); Blastp hit to AAC77100.1 (125 aa), 92% identity in aa 1 - 125); protein product: MVVADGHDLQESPLRWIPFLAVFLYVYIEISIFIQVAHVLGVLMTLILVIFTSVIGMSLVRNQGFKNFLLMQQKMAAGESPAAEMIKSVSLIIAGLLLLLPGFFTDFLGLLLLLPPVQKHLTLKLLPHLRFSRMPGGGFSAGTGGGETFDGEYQRKDDDRDRIEHKDDRRD
- the yjeH gene encoding putative transporter (cytoplasmic membrane protein; similar to E. coli putative transport (AAC77101.1); Blastp hit to AAC77101.1 (418 aa), 71% identity in aa 1 - 410), which encodes MNELKKELGLVQGVILLTTSLLGTGVFALPELAALAAGDISLWAWPLLIILIFPIAIVFAVLGRHFPHAGGVAHFVGMAFGPRLQRVISWLFLSVIPVSFPAALHIAVGFGQALFGWQSEQLLFGELGTLGLLWFMGSRGASSSANLQAIIAGLIIALIAAILWKGAIKPADITFPAANEITFSRLCTALAIMFWGFVGIEAFTHLSSEFKNPERDFPRALIIGLMLAGSIYWTCTAVVLHFGVYSDKIAATASLPLIIVHLFGIQALWIACIIGYLTCFASLNVYAQSFARLIWTQMQYQPDHYLAQLSPGRLPLHALNVILACCCVSSLVVYALKINLNALIVYANGIFIMLYLLCMLAGCRLLKGRCYALAVTGCLLCLLLLVMLGWKSLYAIIMLAALWLFLPKRKRMA